Proteins co-encoded in one Bacteroidota bacterium genomic window:
- a CDS encoding serpin family protein, whose translation NFQDPATVNVINNWVKTSTKDKIEKIVDQISPETIMYLINAVYFKGTWKYQFDANKTKDDIFTTETGKKVAVKMMEQETEISTFNNELFTAVDLPYGSSAFSMTLFLPNTGKKLQEVVFYLTRENFDSVVNHLSSGKRNLFLPRFKLEYKIKLNDVLKALGMGEAFDPGKANFKKLYAGIGNAYISDVDHKTYVDVNEEGTEAAAVTSVVIGVTSIMNNNIRFDKPFLFLIREKNSGAIIFVGTLADPS comes from the coding sequence GAACTTTCAAGATCCGGCAACTGTAAACGTAATCAACAACTGGGTTAAAACATCTACCAAAGACAAGATTGAGAAAATTGTTGATCAGATTTCCCCCGAAACTATAATGTATCTCATCAACGCGGTTTACTTTAAGGGAACGTGGAAATATCAGTTCGATGCAAACAAAACGAAAGATGATATTTTCACCACTGAAACCGGCAAAAAAGTTGCCGTTAAAATGATGGAACAAGAAACAGAGATTTCAACATTTAACAACGAACTATTTACTGCCGTTGATTTGCCATACGGAAGCAGCGCTTTCAGTATGACTTTGTTTCTTCCTAATACCGGGAAAAAACTGCAAGAAGTAGTTTTCTATTTAACCAGAGAGAATTTCGATTCTGTTGTTAATCATCTTTCAAGCGGGAAAAGAAATTTATTCCTACCAAGATTCAAACTTGAGTACAAAATAAAATTAAACGACGTATTAAAAGCACTTGGAATGGGAGAAGCTTTCGACCCGGGCAAAGCCAACTTCAAAAAACTTTATGCCGGAATCGGCAACGCTTACATCAGCGATGTAGATCATAAAACATATGTTGATGTGAATGAAGAAGGAACGGAAGCGGCAGCAGTTACTTCCGTTGTAATCGGCGTTACTTCAATTATGAATAACAACATCAGATTTGATAAACCGTTTTTGTTTTTGATTCGCGAGAAAAACAGCGGTGCTATAATTTTTGTTGGAACGCTTGCTGATCCAAGCTGA